A genomic region of Fodinisporobacter ferrooxydans contains the following coding sequences:
- the tyrS gene encoding tyrosine--tRNA ligase has translation MTAQQELGNSLDPAVQQEIERQMAVIRRGVAEILPEEELKNKLIRSLKAGKPLKVKLGLDPSAPDIHIGHTVVLQKLRQFQELGHHVQLIIGDFTGRIGDPTGKSETRKQLTEEQVKENAQTYAKQLFKVIDPEKTELLFNSSWLAALNFANVIELAAKTTVARMLERDDFKKRFDENQPISIHEFFYPLMQGYDSVAIKCDIELGGTDQKFNLLMGRQLQKEYGQESQIVLMMPLLEGLDGVKKMSKSLGNYIGIDEQPNDMFGKTMSIPDELMIKYYELVSDLSLEEIDGIRAGVAGGTLHPRDAKMRLAHTIVRMYHGKEAADEAENHFKSVFQMRALPTDIPEADVAADEIWIVRLLVELGLVLSNGEGRRMVQQGAVKINEEKIEDVDFQLAPQDGMVLQVGKRKFMKLHVK, from the coding sequence ATGACAGCGCAGCAAGAATTAGGAAATTCCCTTGATCCGGCAGTGCAACAAGAGATCGAACGGCAAATGGCGGTGATCAGACGGGGAGTTGCAGAGATATTGCCGGAAGAAGAACTAAAAAACAAATTGATCCGATCGTTAAAAGCAGGAAAACCGTTAAAAGTAAAGCTTGGATTGGATCCTTCAGCCCCGGACATCCATATCGGACACACAGTTGTTCTGCAAAAGCTGCGCCAATTTCAGGAACTTGGACATCATGTACAGCTGATTATCGGAGATTTTACCGGCCGGATTGGAGATCCTACCGGAAAATCGGAAACGCGCAAGCAGTTGACGGAAGAACAGGTCAAAGAAAACGCCCAAACCTATGCCAAACAGCTGTTTAAAGTGATCGACCCCGAGAAAACGGAATTGCTTTTTAATTCCAGTTGGCTTGCTGCACTGAATTTTGCCAATGTTATTGAGCTTGCTGCGAAAACAACTGTTGCAAGAATGCTGGAACGGGACGATTTCAAAAAACGATTTGACGAAAATCAGCCGATCAGCATTCATGAATTTTTTTATCCGCTCATGCAAGGATATGATTCCGTAGCCATAAAGTGTGATATTGAATTGGGCGGAACCGATCAAAAATTCAATTTGCTCATGGGGCGCCAACTGCAGAAGGAATATGGGCAAGAGTCGCAAATCGTATTGATGATGCCGCTCTTGGAAGGTCTTGACGGCGTCAAAAAGATGTCCAAAAGCTTAGGGAATTATATCGGTATCGACGAACAGCCCAACGATATGTTTGGCAAGACGATGTCGATTCCCGATGAATTGATGATCAAATATTACGAATTGGTATCGGATTTATCATTGGAAGAAATTGATGGCATACGTGCAGGGGTGGCTGGCGGCACGTTGCATCCGCGCGATGCAAAAATGCGTCTGGCACATACAATTGTTCGAATGTATCATGGAAAGGAAGCGGCAGACGAGGCGGAAAATCATTTTAAATCGGTATTTCAGATGCGTGCGCTGCCGACAGATATTCCGGAAGCGGACGTTGCGGCTGACGAAATCTGGATTGTCCGCTTGTTGGTCGAATTGGGACTCGTGCTAAGCAACGGCGAGGGCCGGCGCATGGTTCAGCAAGGGGCTGTCAAAATCAACGAGGAAAAGATAGAAGATGTGGATTTTCAATTGGCTCCGCAAGATGGGATGGTTTTGCAAGTCGGAAAACGCAAATTC